The Pirellulimonas nuda genome includes a region encoding these proteins:
- a CDS encoding helix-turn-helix domain-containing protein encodes MSAWRKRSGSRGEQAKALAAKPQHVPECRLSGPQRTRLKRLLRAGPRCVAQLVELEFGVSYHPSHLGRLLHTRGFSCQKPVRRSREQGPAAVQAWREQK; translated from the coding sequence GTGAGCGCGTGGAGGAAGCGGTCGGGCTCGCGGGGGGAGCAGGCCAAGGCGCTCGCCGCCAAGCCGCAGCACGTGCCCGAGTGCCGACTATCGGGGCCGCAGCGGACGCGGCTGAAGCGTCTGTTGCGCGCCGGCCCGCGCTGCGTGGCCCAGCTCGTCGAGCTAGAGTTCGGCGTTTCGTACCACCCCAGCCACCTCGGGCGGTTGCTGCACACGCGCGGGTTCTCATGCCAGAAGCCTGTGCGGCGGAGCCGCGAGCAAGGCCCCGCAGCGGTGCAGGCGTGGCGCGAGCAGAAGTAG